In the genome of Massilia sp. W12, the window ATGCCGCCGGGGTCGGTCAGCAAGGCCTGTTCGCCATATTGAATCAGGTATTCATTGGTGTCGATCAGATGGTCCGGCTTGTCCGGGTCGCGCGTAACGGCGGCCCATTGATGTGCGCCGCTGCGGTAGATGACTTCACATTTTTTCATATTGAAAAATCCGTTTAAGAGCATCCAAACTATCAATTGCGCCTTGCATTGCGCGATCAATTTGCATAGCGATATTGTGCATTTCGCTACGTGCGCCGGCGCCAAGATTAGCTTCAATCTTGCCATTGTGGGCCAGCATGGCGCCGGAACGGCACAAGGCAAGACAACGCGCTAATTGGTATTGCAAACTGCTTTGATAATCTTTTTCATCGACCCCGTGCCGGCCTTGTTGCTCCAGCAATTGCCCGAGCACGGTTTTGAGCCAAATGTCGCGTCCCTCGTCCTGTTCGACTTTACTCAAGAGATTGATGCGGCGTTTGAGTTTGAGGCTGGCGGCCTGGCGCTGCACTGATTGAAACACCAGGCTTTGCAACTCCAGCAAAATATCCTGCACCCGCACGCTGAAACTGCGCAACTCTTCCGCCACCACGCGAAAGCCGGCGGATTCGCGTCCGATGCGCTTGGACACCAGCAAGGCGTTGAGCGCGACCAGATTCAAATCACGCGCCCGCTCAGACACCATTTGCATAGCTTCATTGATGGCGACCGCATGTTGCAAAGGATGATGCGCTGGCATAGTGACTCCCGGATTGTCTGGGCTGTTTCACATTGTAGGCCGCGCCGGCGCCGCCGCGCCATATGCCGGAAGGATGAGGCCGGGGCTTAATTTCCTCCCCCTTTCAGCCTCCCCCCTGTGGAATGCAAATCACCACTTCGCAGCCTTCGCCCGGCGTGCTGTGGGCCTGGATGCTGCCTTTCAGGCCGCGTGTGACATGGTTGTAGGCGACATGCAGGCCGAGGCCGATATGACCGCCGTTGCCGCTCTTGGTGGTGAAAAACGGCTCGAATAAATGCGGCATATGCTGGGAAGCAATGCCGCAGCCGTTATCGACAATATGCAATTCGAGTTGCCGGCTTTCGTTTTGCCAGGCGTGCAAGGTCAGGCGATTGGCCGGCCCCCGGCTGGCGTAAGGCGGATCGGCGAAAGCGTGGTCGGCCACATTCGCCAGCACCCGGGTCAAGGCTTCGGTCAATTCCTCCTGAATGAATTCGGCTTGCAGGCCGGCTTCAACTTCCAGCGTGATGCTGCAGCCGCGCGCTTGCAAAGCGACGCAGGCCAAGGCCAGCAATTCTTGCAGATATTGTGCGACATCCACTTTTTCGCTATGGCTGGAGCCGGCTTCATGCACGGCAATCGCCATGAAGGTGTTGACCAATTCGGCCACCCGTTTGCCGGCGCGCAAAGCAATGCCGGCGTACTCCTCGCCTTCGGCTGATTGCTCTTCCAATTGCTGCTTGCTGATGCGTCCCTGCTGCAAGTCAGTGCGCAAACTTTGCCAGGCGTGCAGCGCGCCGGAAATCCCGGTCAGAGTGGTGCCCAGCGGCGTATTGATTTCGTGCGCAATGCCGGCCACCAGGCCGCCCAGCGAAGCCATTTTCTCCTGTTGCACCAACTGTCCCTGCGCCTGGCGCAAGGCTTTCAAGAACATGGCGTTGGCCAGCGCGATGGCGCCATACGCGGACAGGGTGCGGAAAATCAATTGTTCCCGTTCGCCATATGCTTCGGCGCGCGCGGATTGCACCGACATCACGCCCAGCACGCGTTCATCCACCATCAGCGGGGCGAATAAAGCGCTGTGCATCAGGCGTGTGCCATTCACATGGCCGGGAATCGCGCTGTCTGGCGTGGTGCGCATATACATTTCGCGTTTTTCGCGCGCCACGCGGGCGATATTCGATTCGGCTGACTGCAGCGCGATGCTGCTCATCGGCAGAGTTTTGCCATCTTCCTGGCCAAACACCAGCTCCAGCACGGCGGCTTGCTGATTTAAACGGTAGATCGCAAAACAGGGCGCATCCATCATTTGCGCGACATGCATAAACAGCGCCTGGAACACATTGCTGTCTTCCAGATTGGCGGTGATTTCGCGCCCGATATCGCCCAATTGACGCAGCGTTTCTACCGATAAGGCCAGATGCGCATTGGCTTGATTCAAGGCTTGATTGGCGCCGTGCAATTCCTGATTCGCATTTTGCAATTGCTGCTGACGCGCTTGTAATTGCATGGTGCGCTCGGCCACCTGGGCTTGCAATTCCTGCTGGCGGCGGCGCAGGATGGCGGTGCGGCCATGCACCAGCGCCACCATGGCTGCCGCCCCGCCCAGCAGCAAGAGCAGATAAAACCACCAGCTCTGATGCCAGTCCGGCAACACCCGGACCGGCAAAGTCTGCGTCCATTCCTGCCATTCTTCGACATTGCCGTTTAAAGCCACGCCGCTGCGCAAGCGCAGCTGATACACACCGGGGGACAGATTGGTGTAACTGGCCTGACGCACCTTGCTGTCTGCTTCGACCCAGTTGCTGTCATAGCCTTCCAGCCGGTAGGCGTAGTTGCGCCGCTCAGGGGCGACAAAATCGAGCGCGGCGAATTCCAGCGCCAGACTGTTGCCCTGCGGCTGCAAGACCAGGGTTTGCGGCTGCCCCAGATTCAAATGGCTGGAACGCTCTGGTTTGCCACCAAGGCGCAAACCCGTCACCGCCAGCGGCGTCGGCGCGGTTCCGGTTTTGGGCAGCAAGGCAGGCCGCACCACGGTCAAGCCGCCCTGCCCGCCGAACAGCAACTCTCCGTGCGGGCCGGCGATGCCGGAATCATTCCAATAGCCTGGGATGTGCACCCCGTCGGCGCGCCGCCAGGGACGGGCGCGCATCTGTTGCGGGTTGATTTGCAAGAGGCCATTGATGGTGCTGGCCCAGATATCGCCATGGCTGTCTTCCAGTAATTTGGCGATCATCATTTCACGCATGCCGGGATATTGCGTGAGGCGGATAAACTGGCGGCTCTTTTCCGGCGCTTCCAATACATGAATCCCGCCGCCCAGCGTCGCCACCCACAAGCGCCCGCGCCGGTCAAACAGCAAGCTGGCCACGGTGCCGGCGGCCAAAGCTTGCGGATTGCTGATCTCGGGCGGATATTCCTGCACGCTCTCATCCGAGGGACGGTAACGCACCACACCGTTATTCCGCGTGCCGAGCCAGATATCGCCCTGGCGGCTGAATTCCATGGCGTTGATGACGAAATTTTTAAGGCCGGCGATGCTGCGCAAGGTGCGCGTCTGTAAATCAAAATATTGCAGGCCGGCGTCTGTGCCCAGCCACAAACCGCCCTCGCCTGCCAGAATGGCGCGGACTTGCAATTGCATGCCGGCGTTCAGGGGGACCGCTTGAATTTTGCGCTTGGCGTAATCGAAATGGAACAAGCCCAGATTCGAGCCTATCCAGCATTCCTGATTGCGCATCGGGCTGAAGGTGAAGATGCCGGAGAGCGGGATTTTTTCGCCGCGTTCATTGAGTCCTTCGCGTATCCATTCAATCGTGTTTTTCACCGGGTCGAGCAGATTCAAGCCGTTTTTTTGCAAGCTCAAGAGCACCACGCCATCTTGCGCCATCCCCACCGCAGAGACATCCGGGCCATTGATCTGCTGATTGCGCATGGTCGGCGTTTGCGCTCCGAACAGGGTCAAAAATGCCTCTTGTTGCGGCAACTGCCGGCTGACGCCGCGAAAACCGCCAACCCACATCTGGCCCTGGCGGTCTTTCCACATCGACAGCACGGCATCGCTGGCCAGACTGGACGGCAGCGCCGCTTCATAACGTATCCGGTGGCTGACGCCGCTGGCGCGGTCGTATTCGATAATCCCGTTGCCATAGGTGCCGAACCAGATGCGGTGCGCATCGATTTCCATCATGCTGGAAATGTTTTCACGCAGCGGCTGGCTCTGACTCGCGCCGGGCGCGCGCTCCAGCACTTTTTCAATCCGTTTGCCATGCAAAAGCCACACCCCCTGATCAACCGTGCCGACCCAGATTTCGCCATTTTTGCTCATCGCCAGCGCCGACACATGCGGCTGCACCGCCATCTCCGGCAGCGGGTGCGGGTGCGGCTTGCTCTCGCCCGGCATTAAGCGCATCAAGCCTTTGCGTGTGCCTATCCACAAGCTGCCGCCGGCGTCGCGCAACAGGCTGCGCACATGGTTATGCAATAAACCGTCTTTTTCCTCATACAAACTGAGGCGTCCGTTTTGCATATGCCATAAACCGTCGCTGCCGCCTATCCACAAACCGCCCTGCCCATCTTCCGCCAGGGCGCTGACCATATTGTGTTTTTTGCCGCCGGACTGCAGCGCCACCCGCTCGAAGCGGTCAAGTTTGGGGTCGTAATACGCCAGCCCGCCGCTTAAAGTGCCTATCCACAAGCGGCCGGCCTGATCGCTTAACAGGGTTTGCACAAAATTATTCGGCAAACTGTATGGATCCGCCGGATTCGGCAGATAGGTCTGAAAACGGTAACCATCCCAGCGCGCCAGCCCGCCTTGCGTGCCAAACCAGAGAAAACCCTGGCTGTCTTCAGCAATCGCCGTCACCAGCGGATGCGGCAAGCCTTGTTCCGGGCCGAGATGTTGAAACACGCTGTCGCTGACATAATGCCAGCGCATATCACGCGCACTGTGCGCACTGTGCGGCGCCTGGGCAATGGCGTGACGCGGCTGCAGCAAGGTGAGTAAAATTGATGTGGATAAGAATGCACAGAGGAAAAAGCAAGCAATCCGCCGCCACATGCATTGCGCATCCTGGCATCTTTCAGCACTGACCGATGCCGCTGGCGTATTGTGCTGGCAGCATTGCGAAAACTGCATGCAGTTCCTTTCCGGAATGTTATGCGCCGGCGCCGCGCTGAAAATCATGCGGAAACGCAAGCGTTTCTTTATTATTCCCGGCCCGCTGCGCCGACTTCCCTGGTTTGATCCGGCGCAGCCGCAGCTTGAATTCATTGTGCACCAAGGCTGCATAGAAAAGAAGTAATTCTTCTGCAGCCACATACATGCACATATGCGCAGCCTGCCTGCGGCAACTCACTGCAGTTTTTTCAAGGCCTCTTCAACAATCGGACTCAAGCGCTGGCGCAAGGCGCTTTGCCGGCTTTGCTGCAACATAAAATACAGCGGCAGCCAGACTGCGCCCAGATTATGCTTTTGCGTCAGCTGTGCGGCGCTGACGCTGCCCGCCGGCGGCAAGCTGGCCAGGGCTTGCGCAGCCCAGGCGCGCCAGCGCGCCTCATCCCACGGCTCGCGCAGCGCGAGGTAAAACAGGGCTTGCGCAATGCGCTCGCCTTCGCCATGCGTGTAGGCGTGCCGGTTTTGCCCCATTTGCACGCTCAAGGCTTGCAGCAGCGCTGCGGCCTGAGCTTCTTCCAGCGCTGGATTCAAGGCCAGTTGCATGACCCAATCCGCGCCATGCGCGACGGCATGACGCCAGCCGTCTTGCGCATCCCAGGCGCGATAGTCTTGAATGGATTTGATCCAATCCGCCGCCGCTTGCGCCAGCTGGCGTCTTTGCTCCTGGCTTAAAAACGCCTGTTTGCGATCCACCCGCGCCACTTCAGCCAGCGCCAGCGCGGCAAAGGGGCGCGCCACGCCATCCGCATCCGC includes:
- a CDS encoding DUF2785 domain-containing protein, with translation MRKQLLGWMLMALCAQAGAAVCPAKAELAVHKTAQWAKAGPDLLPALAQCLKERDPQLRDELGFEGLQALLRSARMPADAVQELRQRLLAMLQGADADGVARPFAALALAEVARVDRKQAFLSQEQRRQLAQAAADWIKSIQDYRAWDAQDGWRHAVAHGADWVMQLALNPALEEAQAAALLQALSVQMGQNRHAYTHGEGERIAQALFYLALREPWDEARWRAWAAQALASLPPAGSVSAAQLTQKHNLGAVWLPLYFMLQQSRQSALRQRLSPIVEEALKKLQ
- a CDS encoding two-component regulator propeller domain-containing protein is translated as MRWHYVSDSVFQHLGPEQGLPHPLVTAIAEDSQGFLWFGTQGGLARWDGYRFQTYLPNPADPYSLPNNFVQTLLSDQAGRLWIGTLSGGLAYYDPKLDRFERVALQSGGKKHNMVSALAEDGQGGLWIGGSDGLWHMQNGRLSLYEEKDGLLHNHVRSLLRDAGGSLWIGTRKGLMRLMPGESKPHPHPLPEMAVQPHVSALAMSKNGEIWVGTVDQGVWLLHGKRIEKVLERAPGASQSQPLRENISSMMEIDAHRIWFGTYGNGIIEYDRASGVSHRIRYEAALPSSLASDAVLSMWKDRQGQMWVGGFRGVSRQLPQQEAFLTLFGAQTPTMRNQQINGPDVSAVGMAQDGVVLLSLQKNGLNLLDPVKNTIEWIREGLNERGEKIPLSGIFTFSPMRNQECWIGSNLGLFHFDYAKRKIQAVPLNAGMQLQVRAILAGEGGLWLGTDAGLQYFDLQTRTLRSIAGLKNFVINAMEFSRQGDIWLGTRNNGVVRYRPSDESVQEYPPEISNPQALAAGTVASLLFDRRGRLWVATLGGGIHVLEAPEKSRQFIRLTQYPGMREMMIAKLLEDSHGDIWASTINGLLQINPQQMRARPWRRADGVHIPGYWNDSGIAGPHGELLFGGQGGLTVVRPALLPKTGTAPTPLAVTGLRLGGKPERSSHLNLGQPQTLVLQPQGNSLALEFAALDFVAPERRNYAYRLEGYDSNWVEADSKVRQASYTNLSPGVYQLRLRSGVALNGNVEEWQEWTQTLPVRVLPDWHQSWWFYLLLLLGGAAAMVALVHGRTAILRRRQQELQAQVAERTMQLQARQQQLQNANQELHGANQALNQANAHLALSVETLRQLGDIGREITANLEDSNVFQALFMHVAQMMDAPCFAIYRLNQQAAVLELVFGQEDGKTLPMSSIALQSAESNIARVAREKREMYMRTTPDSAIPGHVNGTRLMHSALFAPLMVDERVLGVMSVQSARAEAYGEREQLIFRTLSAYGAIALANAMFLKALRQAQGQLVQQEKMASLGGLVAGIAHEINTPLGTTLTGISGALHAWQSLRTDLQQGRISKQQLEEQSAEGEEYAGIALRAGKRVAELVNTFMAIAVHEAGSSHSEKVDVAQYLQELLALACVALQARGCSITLEVEAGLQAEFIQEELTEALTRVLANVADHAFADPPYASRGPANRLTLHAWQNESRQLELHIVDNGCGIASQHMPHLFEPFFTTKSGNGGHIGLGLHVAYNHVTRGLKGSIQAHSTPGEGCEVVICIPQGGG